cttttttatacaaaaaatttaaaatatagcgaatttcttcattattttcactcatttttgaatagctgtacctttttttcaactaccccgaatttaatattttttggttaaattaagcttaaaatctcacctatATGGTATACAATGTGATTGCTAGCACGGGAGatgtacgactgcaacgacatctattgacaaaatacgaaaagactttttcgactacccaatacatatgtatataaaatgagCTTGTatcgattttgaaattttagttttctaataaaaatcaGTGTAATTCTCCCCTCTTTATTATATTCTAATTACAAAATCTCTATTTTAAGGGACTTAAGATTACTTCGACTGTCAAAAAAGTTGATTCGAATTACTTTCGTCGAATTTAGTTATTGCCACAAACTTGCatgtatgtccatatgtatgtatgtgcgcacatgacattaaatttttaaaattgcacAGTCTCTACCACATGCACTTCATCTATgaacaaatgtaaatatatatgtatatatacatatgtatgtaggtatgtatgtactaatCCTTTTGAGTGCACATCAATCTtttccatttatatttaattatctagacatatgtacatatgtacatatatacatttattatgcAATCGAAAGTTTCACTATGAGGTAGTTGGAGGCAGTGTGACAAATGTATATGCAAGCCTTTGACGCTGGGGGGAAGGCATAACGTGCGAAACTGGGTGAAGGCCAGCAAGCATTATTAAAACATGTCTATAAATGTTTACATGTCAGTCGTATTGTCAAGGCTTGGTGGAGCCGTATTTAACTGCAAAGCATTATTCTAACAAGCGACGCAACAATACGCATTTCATACTGCACTCAgcctgtatacatatgtatgtatatggctgtATATATTCCTTTATAAGGGAGTCACCTTAGCAAAGAAGCAGCTTGTCTGCTTTCGTTATTAATTATAACTACtttttataatcaaaatatGTGACTAAGGcgcaattaaatacaaaaaccaaGTAAAGCAGCTGTGCTATTCTAGTATTGAAAACCAGTTCATGGTACCACTTATTATTATGCGAGTTTACTCAGTTCTGCTCCGCTCATTGTGTTCGGTTTGATTTCATGTCGTGGTCAATATAACTTCATGATTTTGTGCGGCAGCGAAAGCAAATTGCAGGTGTTATTAGTGGTGGTGGACGCGATTATTGATTACCGTTAATCTGCGTTGTAATTATATGTTTCTACCACACCCTTTTACTCTTCACCATATTTTCTATGGCGTTACCTGAATAATATAACAGTAAACTGTTAAATAACCTTTGAATCCTTGAATCCTTCTACATATATCAAACCTTTTAGTTAAAATCAAAagcgaatatttttttgtattaataagtatttattgttttattttcttagaAACAAATTCTTATCGTCTATGGTATATGTACGTTATACTTAGATATATTTTGTGTAGACATGTATAGGTTGTATACATTTAAAGCATTTcacttaacaaatatttttattttaagcaaactAACTGTTTTTAAGTTACCtcgtacatatttgtatatatagattgatgtatatttaagtaaaattcaACACTCATAAATTATATAAAGCAGAAAACTTTAAGTTATACTTGGCAAgtccattttttatacaaagttCACACTATAACTAGCAGCTAGTAAATatctaaaatttgtttctttttctttatgaaCTATAAATGAACTGTCACGAAAACTGGAACTCGGTTTCCTGGTTCCTAAGCTCCACATTTTCGTAAAAGTTCAAGTATAGATTTACAATATGTTTAAGAATCTGGTATgcgaatttttttctaatttcttaacAGCGCAATTCGGAAATGGCAGTTTCAAAGTTTTatagttttcgttttttctataaaatttggaAGCATATTTCCCTGAAAACCGtttgaaacttattttttattacctcTTCTCACCCCTTTTGCTACCGGCTTCCCACTAAATAGtactttttgttgtaaatttaatgaataattatttaagtgaaataaatttattcgcTGTTACTAACACAACCAGTATCTCATATGGTTTCATATCACACTgtattagttttaatataaaaatctgTTGATTAAATTAGTATACTTTCAAAGTTCGAatagtttataaaaatgtttttcataaaatataactattttatttgttgaatGCAAAAATATACCCTGTATCtataatataatgtttttgtGTGATATTCCCTTACCAGACGTCGTATGAGGCCAAAAATAGCCAGTGTACTGATCGCCGTTGCCTGTGAAATTTCGCAAATGAGCACCGTTGAAGCgcatttttcttttcaactaGCTGTCACCATTGCATTCGTTTGCCCAGATTCAgctatttacaaaatttttgggCTGCTTGCCAATTTACGGCGCAATTTCTTGGCGCGCTCCCTCGTCTGTCTAGTCACCGCTTCTTTTCCAACTACCAATGCGGCTGTGTCCTTGCATTTGTGTTGGTCGCGTCAAGTACTGTATAGCCATAGTATGTCGCTACTGTGACAGCCTTCGCTTCCACTTTTCCTCCGCCTTGTTTCGCTCAACTAAAAGCAATGCGTACCAAACATCTAAAGCCAACATTGCTGCCACACGAAACCCAAAATATAGCTGAAAGCATGCAAAGCCTGTTCTGGTGCATTCATGCGGTCTTATCCTGGCGCGCTCTTCGAACTGAATCGTGAGGTTGAGCGACGCAGGAAATGCAGTCGTTTACGTGTTTTTCGACTGCGCCCAGTCGCTTCCGCTTGTTTTGGTTTATCTGCAGAGTCCGCAGCAGCGCCtgttgttgttggagttttAGTACGTTTCTGCTGTAGCTTCTTGCCCGTTAGCAATTGACGTCTGTCGCCGCCGCCAAACAAGCTTGATCCATCCGAGCTGGAGTATAGCTCAATTGTCGACGTGGCGTCTATTTGAGCAACGATCGAGTGCTGCTCAGCGGCGGAGAGTTGCATTTTAGCAAATTTCTTATGGCAACGCTTGAGATTTGCACGCGTTAACGGCGCCGTGATGCGCCGCCCCAAGTGAGCGGCCAGTGAACTGGGCGCTGCATTGATACTGTTATCTTCGAACTTAGGCCAATCCTCTGCATCTTCAGCGACATCTGCTGCAACGATATCGCTTTCCTTGTGGGTTGTGGCGGTATCCGCCGACGCGCAGTCAACATCGCCTGCGGCCGAATGTCGTCTGCTTGCTCTACCTTCCGGACTGTCGGCCAACGAACGCTGCTGCGTTTCCCTattgtgtttaaaattattgttttctgCTTTTGTTGTGCTGCCATCTTCATTAGGATAGCTGCCGCTACTGTTGCTGTTGTGAAGAACGCTTTCCCGTTCTCATGAACGCTTGGCGCTGTCCTTACGAAAGGACTTGCGTAGCTTATCGACCAAACGCAAATGAAATTTCGTGATATCGTTCTGGCTTTCCGTCGTATTTATTGTCTTGGGCGGACTGGAGGCCTGGCTAAAGGAACGTGTAGGCGAAAGTGCTCCAGCGGCAGACGAGTGCGAGGTACGCGATGCGTTACGGGGAAAGGCGCGCGATGATTGACAACGCTGCATCTGCATGCGATAGGTGTGTGAAGGTGATGTGGCGAAGCTCTCGGACTTGCATTCAGACACTTTGCGGACACGTCCATTGGCCGGCACACCCATGGCGGAAGACAGTGTGGGTGCGCCACCATTCGAGCTGGTTGTGGAGCACTCCGATGTTTTTCGTGAACGACTATCCTTATAGATATCGTAGTTATTCTTCATGACAGGCATCATAAAAGCCATTTCGAATGTGAATTTAATTTGTGCAAATCGCGATTTCAATGAATAAGTTAGAGAAAATTATTGACTAAACCGCAAACTGCAAAGGCACTCCACTAAAGCGaagttaataataattatatttgcgTTTGTAAGGTTTCTTCTAGAACCTTCCAATGACTTCGTTTCGCTTCACTTTTCCAGTGACGAATTGCAATGCACTTCGTTTATTCTCTGgccataaacatatgtatatacacaatcaGTCGCACTTCTACACTTTATATCTTTACTTCACAATGTCTTTTGTTGCTCTTGTAGTCGTATATATTgtcttgtacatatgtatattcacaatAAAGATTGATAGTATATAAGTCACTTTTAACCAGTTCGTTTTGTTTTGCTGgtgattttctaattttcttaGTCTTCACTATTTCTATTTCCGGCGTTTTGTTCTTATCTGCTCAAGAGTTCGACTCCGAATGAACGGCAAACGGTGGTGTGGttgtattttatagaaaatccAACAATTGTGACGAACTGCAGTACTCCGTCACGGTAGGCTGGTGAGAGCCGCAATAGgttgaaaatgagagagcgaaATCGAAAAGGCAATGCAAATAGATAAATTACAAACAcgctatgtatacatatgtatgtactgttgCCGCATATATCTTGCggatgtacatagtatgtatgcgCATTGCTGAAAAATGcagttttcttattttctctATTGTTGATTTGATTTTCCGATGTAGCACTGTGTGTCTGTAAA
The DNA window shown above is from Bactrocera tryoni isolate S06 chromosome 4, CSIRO_BtryS06_freeze2, whole genome shotgun sequence and carries:
- the LOC120774496 gene encoding uncharacterized protein LOC120774496, encoding MAFMMPVMKNNYDIYKDSRSRKTSECSTTSSNGGAPTLSSAMGVPANGRVRKVSECKSESFATSPSHTYRMQMQRCQSSRAFPRNASRTSHSSAAGALSPTRSFSQASSPPKTINTTESQNDITKFHLRLVDKLRKSFRKDSAKRS